Genomic DNA from Streptomyces sp. GS7:
CACCCGGCTCCGGGCGTACCGGGCCAGCTCGTCCTGGGCGAGCGAGAGCAGGTCGGAGAGGCCGAGCCCGAGGGCCTGGGCGGCGGCCGCGAGCACCTCGGAGGATGCCTCCTTGCGTCCGCGCTCCAGCTCCGACAGGTACGGCATCGAAATCCGGGCCGCCTCCGCGACGTCCTTCAACGTGCGTTCCTGGGCGAGCCGCTCGCGCCGCAGCACATCGCCGACGAGGTTGCGCCACAGGGGTTCCCTCGGCGCGGGTGTCTGTGGGGCTCCCGCCGGTCGCTGCGGGGCGCGGGTCGCCCCACCGGAACCGGGCGGCGCGGTCTGCGGGCGCAGGGGGATGACGCGGGCTTCGTTCGGCGCATGAGTGCTCACCCCTTCAGCCTAGGGTTCCGGGGCGCCGGGGGAAGGGAGCGGCGTTCTGCCCTGGGTGAAGCCGTGGGGGCGGACTGGGGGTGCCGCGAGCCGGCGAACCTTTCCGGTCCCCGCGCCAACGGGTGCGCGGCACCAGCGAGGTGGCCGTGCGAGCCGTCGGACAGTCGCTCGGGGCTGCGGAAAAGTCACCACGCGGGGCCCCCTCTGTCTGAGATCACCGCCTGGCTCCTCAGCGACCGCTCCTCCTACGTCACCGGGACAGTCCTCCGCGTCGACGGCGGCATGCGAGCCTGAAAGACGACTGCCGTCAGGCGAAGGTTCGAGGTGCCGGGGGCGTGAATGTGCCCGGCACCTGGGCGAGTTGCCTCGGACCGTGGACTGGTCCGACGACGGCCTCGGCGTACCGACCACCGCGATCCGGGCCGCCGCGATCCGCCGGCGGGGCCCCTGTATCGTTGGCCGATGCGCGCCCACCACATCGACCGCCCAGCCGATCTCGACGTCGTCCGTGAGTCCTATGACCGCGTGGCCGACAACTACGCCCACATGGTGGTGACGACGGGAATCGGCGACGTCCGTAGGCATCCCTGGCTCAAGGCGTCGCTCGACGCCTTCGCCGACACCGTGGGCGAGCTCGGGCCTGTCCTCGACGTCGGCTGCGGCCCCGGAACGGTGACCGCCTACCTCGCCGAGCGCGGCCTCGACGTGTCCGGGGTCGATCTCTCCCCTCGCATGATCGAGAACGCGCGCCGTCTTCATCCGCAGTGCCGCTTCAGCGTCGCCTCCGCCACCGACCTCGACCTCGGTGAAGCGTCCCTCGGCGGCGTGCTCGGGTGGTGGTCACTGTTCAACCTCCCCCGCGAGGTCCTGCCTCAGGTTCTCGCCATGTTCGCGCGCGCCCTGAAGCCGGGCGGACACTTCATCACGGGAACACACGTGGGCGACGAAGACGCGCTGCGCACCGAGGCATACGGAGGCGTGTCCGTTCGTTGGACGACACACAAATGGCGGCCGGAACAACTCGTGGACCTGATCGAGCAGGCTGGACTGCACCCGGTCGCCGAACTTCGGCTCCCCGCAGAGGAGCACACCGGGCCGGGTGTGATCGTCATGGCCAGGCAAGCCGACTGAGAATCAGGCGTCGGAAGCGGCACAGGGTTCCCGTGCCGGGCAAGGCTCCTCCGCTTCGTTGCTCCGCGGGCCATCGGGCCGTCGCCGACCCGGGGCGCGAGCGGCAGCAGCGCTGTCGCTCCGCCGTGAAGTAAGTCACCGAACACACGAGAACCGGACTTTGTAGGGGTCGCCTGCGAGGGCGCGCAGGGCGGCCATGTCGGCCTGCCGGGCGGCGAGTTGCTCGGCGGAGGTGTCCACGGGGTCGACGCAGTAGCGGTCGGAGTGGTGCCAGGCGTGGTCGGCGAGGCCCCGGGCGTCCAGGGCGA
This window encodes:
- a CDS encoding helix-turn-helix domain-containing protein, which codes for MSTHAPNEARVIPLRPQTAPPGSGGATRAPQRPAGAPQTPAPREPLWRNLVGDVLRRERLAQERTLKDVAEAARISMPYLSELERGRKEASSEVLAAAAQALGLGLSDLLSLAQDELARYARSRVGRGRTSPTGQYDGLCLAA
- a CDS encoding class I SAM-dependent methyltransferase, with the protein product MRAHHIDRPADLDVVRESYDRVADNYAHMVVTTGIGDVRRHPWLKASLDAFADTVGELGPVLDVGCGPGTVTAYLAERGLDVSGVDLSPRMIENARRLHPQCRFSVASATDLDLGEASLGGVLGWWSLFNLPREVLPQVLAMFARALKPGGHFITGTHVGDEDALRTEAYGGVSVRWTTHKWRPEQLVDLIEQAGLHPVAELRLPAEEHTGPGVIVMARQAD